A region from the Desulfoglaeba alkanexedens ALDC genome encodes:
- a CDS encoding SHOCT domain-containing protein: MEFRSTDSGRIISELERLKDLRREGMLDEAEFERLKRQIFARRESSAE, from the coding sequence TTGGAATTCCGCTCCACGGATTCCGGCCGAATCATTTCGGAACTGGAGCGGCTGAAAGATCTGCGACGTGAAGGGATGCTGGATGAGGCGGAATTCGAACGCCTCAAGCGGCAGATTTTCGCGAGAAGGGAATCGTCCGCCGAATGA
- a CDS encoding HD domain-containing phosphohydrolase translates to MKILIIEDDIFLGDILQSYLQQLGHEEVRVCPRGLEAEALLEKRTFDCAFIDLKLPDIDGLSLLERIKGRDRTLPVIMMSGFPTMESTIQAMRKGASDFLTKPFTLQDLALSLERVTKERILLLENLGLKLECQAQRQLKAVNVELQEKVREKERLFEISRRIDEVRSSEDLYATIIQLAHRVTQADRVGFFVYLPEHDRIALISEKGFCEAGLTRPVFSVDASRLKERVGSGSRPVLVRPWDFLRGWTGLDDEPGAGAPGSGSLFALPGGESERGMLQASYRCWPLWIRGELFGLLMLSQNSKNGSLSASQTGLLDFLMRKAALAVENMALYESLISNFYGILKSLVNALEAKDPYTGKHSERVTIFAVRLARAMGCRPNDIEVLRTVGYLHDIGKIGIADKILNKPGRLDPEEYEMVKRHPVIGEAIVRELGLSAEERAIIRHHHERWDGKGYPDGLSGTDIPFLARIVTVADAFDAMTSKRAYRDSLPLEQAKQEIRDSRGRQFDPDVVDAFFAVMEERKGSDGDE, encoded by the coding sequence ATGAAAATTCTTATCATTGAAGACGACATCTTCCTGGGAGACATTCTCCAAAGCTACTTGCAGCAACTGGGGCACGAGGAGGTGAGGGTCTGTCCTCGTGGACTGGAGGCGGAGGCTCTCCTGGAAAAGAGGACTTTCGATTGTGCTTTTATCGATCTGAAGCTCCCCGATATTGACGGTCTCAGTCTGCTGGAGAGAATAAAGGGGCGCGACCGGACGCTGCCCGTGATCATGATGAGCGGTTTTCCCACCATGGAGTCGACCATCCAGGCCATGCGGAAGGGGGCCTCCGATTTTCTGACCAAACCGTTCACCCTCCAGGATCTTGCGCTTTCTCTGGAACGGGTGACCAAGGAACGAATTTTGCTCTTGGAAAACCTGGGCCTGAAACTGGAGTGTCAGGCTCAACGGCAACTGAAGGCGGTCAACGTGGAACTTCAGGAGAAGGTCCGGGAAAAGGAGCGGTTGTTTGAGATTTCCCGCCGGATCGATGAGGTGCGTTCCAGCGAAGACCTTTATGCGACGATCATCCAGCTGGCGCATCGGGTGACGCAAGCGGACAGAGTGGGGTTTTTCGTGTATCTTCCCGAACACGACCGGATCGCCCTCATCTCGGAGAAAGGTTTCTGCGAAGCGGGCTTGACTCGGCCGGTCTTCAGCGTCGATGCTTCGAGGCTAAAAGAACGGGTCGGTTCCGGATCCAGGCCGGTGCTGGTCCGGCCCTGGGATTTCCTTCGGGGCTGGACCGGCTTGGATGATGAGCCCGGAGCGGGGGCGCCCGGTTCAGGCTCATTGTTTGCGCTTCCGGGCGGGGAGAGCGAGCGCGGGATGCTCCAGGCTTCCTACAGATGCTGGCCGCTGTGGATCCGCGGCGAGCTGTTCGGGTTACTGATGCTTTCGCAGAACAGCAAGAACGGGAGCCTGTCCGCTTCGCAGACGGGACTCCTGGATTTCCTCATGCGCAAAGCGGCGCTCGCCGTGGAAAACATGGCGCTCTACGAGAGCTTGATCAGCAATTTCTACGGGATCTTGAAATCTCTTGTGAACGCTTTGGAAGCGAAGGATCCTTATACGGGCAAGCACTCGGAACGGGTCACCATCTTTGCGGTGCGCCTGGCCCGTGCCATGGGTTGCCGGCCGAACGACATCGAAGTACTTCGGACCGTGGGCTACCTTCATGACATAGGCAAGATAGGCATTGCGGACAAGATTTTGAACAAACCGGGACGCCTGGATCCCGAAGAATACGAGATGGTTAAACGGCATCCGGTGATCGGGGAAGCGATTGTTAGGGAACTGGGTTTGAGCGCAGAAGAACGCGCGATCATTCGGCATCATCACGAACGATGGGACGGCAAGGGGTATCCGGACGGGCTGAGCGGTACTGATATTCCGTTTCTGGCTAGGATCGTAACGGTGGCGGATGCCTTCGACGCCATGACCTCCAAACGGGCCTACCGCGATTCGCTCCCCCTGGAACAGGCCAAGCAGGAAATCCGTGACAGCCGCGGCAGGCAGTTCGATCCTGACGTGGTGGATGCCTTTTTCGCGGTCATGGAAGAACGGAAGGGAAGCGACGGGGATGAATAA
- a CDS encoding PilZ domain-containing protein: protein MNNREFLRVEVPELRVHYNLIPENCSIPHLLGFVEKREPSSGLEPEGCDPVQEMILRMVRRVESKLDRILGHLERDGYRPSYEFQGQVVNISGGGLSFATVNDHAVGAVLELCIFPQFGDPRPLFAIGKICSIEPYSSDVYPAASLVGVKFVEIEEEAREAIIRLVFQMERKRKQRDVEEGWNPGGKT from the coding sequence ATGAATAACCGAGAGTTCCTGAGGGTGGAAGTTCCGGAGTTGAGGGTTCACTACAACCTGATTCCAGAGAACTGCTCCATTCCTCATTTGCTGGGCTTCGTGGAAAAGAGGGAACCGTCGTCCGGACTGGAACCGGAGGGCTGCGATCCCGTTCAGGAGATGATACTCCGTATGGTGCGCCGTGTGGAATCCAAGCTGGACAGGATCCTGGGACACCTTGAGCGCGACGGGTACCGGCCGTCTTACGAATTCCAGGGACAGGTGGTGAATATAAGCGGCGGCGGGCTGTCTTTCGCCACGGTGAACGACCACGCGGTGGGCGCCGTTCTGGAGCTGTGCATCTTTCCGCAGTTCGGTGATCCCCGCCCCCTATTCGCCATAGGAAAAATCTGCTCGATTGAACCGTACTCTTCAGACGTGTATCCTGCGGCATCTCTGGTGGGAGTGAAGTTCGTGGAAATTGAAGAGGAAGCGCGCGAAGCGATCATCCGGCTGGTGTTTCAGATGGAACGGAAACGAAAACAGCGGGATGTCGAAGAGGGGTGGAATCCGGGAGGGAAGACGTGA
- a CDS encoding flagellar protein FlaG, with translation METKVENIKPLVAESWVRQDQSWVQRELVRPVPKDEGISSAQAKKEEKPPSDDMRLAKERPEEVKTLVEEVQSYLEDLNIRLKFIVHEETGDVVVRVLNKETGELIREIPPEELLKLRQKLEELRGVLFHGEV, from the coding sequence ATGGAAACAAAAGTTGAAAACATCAAGCCTTTGGTGGCGGAGTCGTGGGTGAGGCAGGATCAGAGCTGGGTTCAAAGGGAACTGGTTCGCCCGGTGCCGAAAGACGAAGGCATCTCGTCGGCGCAGGCCAAAAAGGAGGAGAAGCCGCCTTCTGACGACATGCGTCTTGCTAAAGAGCGGCCTGAGGAAGTCAAGACGCTGGTTGAAGAGGTGCAGTCCTATCTGGAGGATTTGAACATCCGGTTGAAGTTCATCGTGCATGAAGAAACCGGGGACGTGGTGGTGCGGGTTCTGAACAAGGAGACGGGCGAGTTGATTCGCGAGATTCCTCCGGAAGAGCTTTTGAAGCTGCGCCAAAAACTGGAAGAACTCCGGGGGGTCCTTTTCCACGGCGAGGTCTAG